Within Pseudomonas tructae, the genomic segment CATTGAGCGGGCATCTGGATCGGTGAGGGATATTTGCTTATCAGGACTGGCCTGAAGCTGAGCATCGATGTCCTTGAGTTTTTCCATCTGCTGTTTCAGCTTTTCGATTTTGTCCTTCAACCGCTCAGTCTTCGCCTCAACCACTTCCGGCGATGTCCGATCCGCTGAATCCATTGCCGCTAGATAGCGGTCGATGCTCTGCTCGATCTGCTGCATGCGCGCCGTCACTTTGCCTTGAGTGAAATTGCGGTCGCGGTTATTCACGGCTTTGAATTTGCTGCCGTCGATGGCGATGATCGATTGGGAGAAGAGATCGAGGTTGCGGCAAAGCACTACGAACTGTCGGCAGACGCTGCGAATGGCCTTACCGTTGTCTCCGCGAAAGTCGGCAATCGTTTTGAAGTCAGGCGCCAATCGGCCCACTAACCACATCAACTCGACGTTGCGCTCTGCCTCACGCTCAAGTCGGCGGCTGGACTGAATCCGATTGAGATAGCCATAGATGTAGATTTTTAGCAGCACTGCTGGATGGTAAGCCGGACGGCCCGTTGTCGCGGGATTGGCACCCTCGAACCCGAGTGCTTTAAGGTCGAGTTCATCGACGAAAACGTCGACTACCCGAACTGGGTTTTCTTCGGTGATGTAATCATCCAGACATTCCGGCAGCAACGTGACTTGCGTCCGAGACTCACCCTCAATGAACCGCTTCATGGTCGTCCCCGCCACGGTCTCGAAGATCATAAGGTTAGACAATCGAGGGGGCGTTCACACAGCCTGGGCCGATGGTGGATTTCGTACCGATAAAAAACCTCAAATTGCGGTACCAAAAAATCACCGACTATCCTAGCGTCAGCAGCAACCAGCGGGGCATTTTCAAGGATTCACAGTGATGCAAAAAAGTAGCTTGGTATCGGAAGTCTCGCTCTGAGATTCGTGTTCGTTCTGAGACAGGCGCATGGAGGCTTTGGCCCAGTTATAAGCCTGTGATGAGGGCAACGTTGAAGTGTCGGTGGTGCCTTGATATATATCGGAATGCCCTAGCCTGCCGTCTGGATAGTGCAACCACCCCTCCCATCCCACCAAGGTAGCGCCGGTTGCCTCCAGGAGTTGCAGAGCTTTAATCGCATGGACGTAGGGAAGAACTAGTTCGCTCTGAGATACGGACAGCCGCTGCAAGTCAGCCAGTGTCATTGGGAGATCCTTGTGGCATGCGTTAGGAGTCATGCTTGACAGACTATCCCAAGAAGCCAAATGTCAGGTGCTGTTTGGAAAGAACCAGATTTGTGTACATGGGTGATTCTCGTCCTGCTTGAGGACATCCTAAAGCCTCGGCTACGTTTTCACACAGCCTGGACCCATAGCGGACGCTCGAGATCATCCGCGCCATGTACTTCAAGGTTGATACAATCCCCCGCTTTTACACTGATGAGATGGATTTCATGGATCTGTATGTCGTGCGGCATGGTGAAACCTGGGCGAATGCCGAACATCGTTACCTGGGATCGCTCGACCCATCGCTCACAGAACGGGGGCGTGAGCAAGCTCAAGAACTAAGGGCGAGTTTGCCCCATGAGCTGGACACGCTTGTCGTATCTCCCCGTCTACGAGCAATGGAAACCGCCAGTATTCTTAACGAGAAGCTCAAGCTCCCGGCCCAGACAATGGACTGCTTTCGAGAGCGTGATGTAGGGGTTTTCGAGGGGTTGACCCAGGCAGACGCAAGGGAACGATATCCGCAGCTTTGGTCGCAAAACATTACGCGTCAATGGGGGCTCGAGCCCACCGGAGGAGAATCGATTGCTGATGTTGTGAAGCGGGTCAGAGGAGGATTGATAGATCTGGAGTCGAGATATCCGTCGAAGCGTGTACTTCTTGTAGCGCACGGATTTGTTGCGAAGACTATCCGGGCGCTGGCCAAGAGTGACTTTTCAGACTTCTACAACTGGCAACTCTCCAACGGCAGCATGCTGGCCTTGGAAAGCTTTGTACTCCCGACATCTGACCTAAAGACGCTACAGGCCTCGCTACCACCGGGCAATTAAGGTAATTCCTAATACCCTTGGCCTTAAGGGGATATCTGAAGGTCAGCTATGGGTCGGAAGCGGTCGGTAGCGAGTGGCGGCTATCGACCCATTGCAGCCGGTTGAGGTGTCTACGAAAGCAACGTCGATTCAATACGACACCAACCGCTCAGCACCTGGAGGGATAGTCAAACTACCCCACATGCGAGCCAGGTTTATAGCCTTCAATCACAAGGACTTGCGAGATTTCACAGTCCGGATAGATCCACTTGCCCCAGTTGGCCAAAACCCATTCCCTGCTGAGGCCGAGGCATTCTGCATTGCTCTCCCCAGGTAGCCAAACCAGCGGCAGCCCGGCTTTATAGCCAGTGGTAACCATCAGCCCAAAGCGACGATCCTCGTCCAATGTTTCGAAAACCATGAAATCCACAACCTCTTCATAAGGGTATGAACCCCTGACTCTGAACACGGTTCCGCGACTGAAAACCTCATTTGAGCATTCAAGAAGTGTTGTCATGAAACTCACTATTCCTTATGTACACGTAGCCCAAAGCTTTGAGCAGTGTACGACAACTCGTGGCTCAAACATCTGCTGGGCTGAAGATAGTGCTTATCGAACGGCTGCTCTGGGTCGGAAGCGGTCGGTAGCGAGTGGCGGCTATCGACCCGAAGCGGCCGGTCGCGATAGGCAAAAACGGCCAAAAGTGACCCTTTACTCGGAAGTAGACGACACCTCTACCAGATATCCCATGTACTCCTGCGAAAAGTCCAGATACGCCCGCACAATGGCAGACGGGTGGCGATGTGATGGGTAGAGCAAGTTGATTTGCTGTTCCGGTAGTGGATGTTCAGGAAGTAGCGCAACTAAGTTCCCTTCCCGGATGGCACTCGCCGCCAGAAATGGCGGAAGCTCGGTTACCACATCACCGATCAACGCCCGGCTGCGCAGGTGCGCATAGTCGTTGGTGGACAGCATCGCCTCAGGTTTGAACACCACCCCTCCCAACTGCCATGTCGAATTGGCACCCTGGCTCCAGAGCGCACAGGGAAAACCGTACAAAGCCTCGACGCTTCTGGGTGCACCCAGGCGCTCAATCAATGCCGGACTGGCTACGAGAATGTGACGGTAGGTCAGCATGCGACGGGCGACCATCGTCTCGTGCGCGATCGTGCCCACGCGCAACGCCACATCGACACCATCTTCG encodes:
- a CDS encoding LysR family transcriptional regulator, with the protein product MDFNAVRMFVSVAQTGSLSAAAERLDIALPTLSRRIRELEQQLKVQLLERSVRGTKLTDSGTRLYEHASRGIEALIEGEHAVLSDQAHLKGHLRLSLPPSFEPWWEVLSAFQRRYSQIQISVYTTERRIDLIEDGVDVALRVGTIAHETMVARRMLTYRHILVASPALIERLGAPRSVEALYGFPCALWSQGANSTWQLGGVVFKPEAMLSTNDYAHLRSRALIGDVVTELPPFLAASAIREGNLVALLPEHPLPEQQINLLYPSHRHPSAIVRAYLDFSQEYMGYLVEVSSTSE
- the imm45 gene encoding Imm45 family immunity protein, which produces MTTLLECSNEVFSRGTVFRVRGSYPYEEVVDFMVFETLDEDRRFGLMVTTGYKAGLPLVWLPGESNAECLGLSREWVLANWGKWIYPDCEISQVLVIEGYKPGSHVG
- a CDS encoding histidine phosphatase family protein translates to MYFKVDTIPRFYTDEMDFMDLYVVRHGETWANAEHRYLGSLDPSLTERGREQAQELRASLPHELDTLVVSPRLRAMETASILNEKLKLPAQTMDCFRERDVGVFEGLTQADARERYPQLWSQNITRQWGLEPTGGESIADVVKRVRGGLIDLESRYPSKRVLLVAHGFVAKTIRALAKSDFSDFYNWQLSNGSMLALESFVLPTSDLKTLQASLPPGN